From Campylobacter pinnipediorum subsp. caledonicus:
AAAAATTTAGCAGCAAAAAATACGGAAAATGTGATTCTTTAAATTGTTTACATATGGATGGCCAAGAGGTGTTTCAATATGTTATGCATAATGTATCAAAATATATAAATGAGACTATAAATTTTTCTAATTTTAGTAAAGATGAAATAGAGTATTATTTTTTTCATCAACCAAATAAATTTATGGTTGACAAACTAGCTCAAAAATTAGAACTTCCACACGAAAAAGTTCCTAGTAATGTTGTAACTTATTATGGCAATTCAAACAGCTCCACTATACCTGTTTGCATATGTCATAATGCAAAAGATGAATTAACTTATAGCATGAAAAAATGTATGCTGGCTGGCTTTGGCGCAGGACTGACTTATTCTGGAGTTATAATAAATCTTGGAAAATTTGATTTTTGTGAAATGTTAATAACTAAATTTTAATAAAAAATTTATACCTAAAAAATACTTTTAAAGATTATCTATAGTAATTTTTATATTATTTTGATTATATAAATTTAAAACTATAGAATTATTAGTAATTTCATAACTTATAATTTCATACTTATTAGAAAACAAAATAATCTGTGGAAGTGGAATTGTTTTAAAAATTCCAATATTCATAGATCTTAAAAAAGAAGAAATCTTTTTTTTATCCCATGTTAAATCAAGTATGCCATTATTTGGGATATCTTTCTTTTTATGTATGCTTGATAGCATATTACTATCCCAATTATTGCTTATAAAATCATTACTCTGAAGTTTATGCAAACAAAGCTCAAAAGAAGAAATAGCTAATTCATGCTGTTTATACAGCAATTTTCCAGATGTTATATTATCATCCAATATAATCTTTTCCTGAACTATAATATCACCAGTATCAATACCATTGTCAACAAGATGCCAAGTTATACCACTTTCAAAATCGTTTTCATAAACAGACCATATATGTGCCCCCGCGCCTCTATGTCGTGGTAATAAAGAATTATGATAATTTATAATTGTATTTTTATCTATAGCTTCTTCTTTAAATATATAAAAATTATTAGCACTTATAATTAAACTATTTTCCAATTTATTAAAAAAAGAATCGGCTTTAAAACTATCAGTAAATGATATTTTTTGGACATGTTGATTAAAAAAGCTAGATGCTATAGCTAAGCATTTATCGGCCACTCTTCCAATTCCAACAATAAATATATTATTATATTTCATCGCGACACTCTTATCAAATCATTTTCAACTAAAGCTTTTATTATGTATTCAAATTCATTCAGTTTCATGCCATCGCCCATTTTATCCACTATATCGATGGCATCATTTTTGCCATCACAAAATGCTAAAAATTTTCTATAAAAATAAGCTCTATTGTTTTGTATAGCCAAAGAACCTGAATTAAATGTCGGATAAAGACCTCTTTTGCCTAGATTTGGCTCACAAAATACATTTGATATAAACTTTTTATTAAGCTCTAAAGACATAATTATATCTTTCATAGTTTGCAAGCTATTTTCAAGTCCTTTTTGACTTACATAGTTTAAATCATCTTTTGAAGTATGATACTGCTCAAACTCGCCGTATTTTGTCCTACAAATCCCGCAAACAGGCAAATCAACCAAAGGCGAGCAATACTGTCTCTCATCACTACCAGCATCTGAAAAACTAAATTCTTTAAAGTTCTGCTTATCTTTCATTATGTGAAAAGCTACTTTTTCGGCTAGATTGTCCTCACTAGGTGAATGTATAAGCGAATAAGCATCATTATCACCCACACAAGATAAAACAAAACCAGCTTTTACATTTTCTTGCAAGAGCTTTAAATTTCTTGATAGATAAACGATAGAGCCGATGGTCTCAGGTATAAAGACAAATCTATAATTATATTTCAAATCATCTCTTTGCATAAGCCATTTTGCAAGGTAAACACTAACAGCTGGACCACTTAGCTCATTATTTGCCATAGATGGATGACAAAGATATGTTGATATCAAAATTTCTTCTTTTGTATCCCTGCTAGATTTTATCACAAAATCACCATAGTTTAAAACACCATCTTTGTTAAAGCTAGAATCTATAAAAACTCTGTATTTGCCATCTTTTAGCTTTTGTCTTTCATTGTGAGTTATACAAAAACCCCATCTTCTTTTATAATAACTTGTAGTATAGGGTATAGCATCTGGTAAACTTGGTAAAGAGTATAGATGCTCTTCGAGTTCTTTTAGATCTATAACCTTATCTATAGGCTCAGAGTAGTTTAAAACATGTAAATTATTTACTTTAAAGTCACAAATTTTATTACCATCTGGGTCTATTATATAAGCATCATTTATATTCCACTCATCAGGAACAACCCAGTCAAAAACCTCACTACCGCTTTTTATCTCGTATAAATTTACAATGCCACCTAGCTCTTGATTTATTATATCAAGGCTTTTTCTAAATCCTTCTCCGGTTATAGAACGACAAATTGGAAAAAGTTTTTTTATAAGTTCTTGCAATTATTATACCTTTTTTATAACCTCTAAAATCTCTCAAAAAAATGCATCTGTGCTAGTATATTTTCAATATCCATAACATACTCAAGTGCAAATTTATTTAGTTTGCTTTTACTTGTTATATATTTTTTATTGTCATCTTTTAGTGTTATGTTATTGTTTTTTAGATATTTTATAAAATCATCTGCTATATCATGAATAGTGTTTTTGCCATCAAATTTTAACATGATATAAAAATCATATTTTTTGGTATCTATAAAAAGCTCATTAAACTCAGTTGCAAAGCCTATGACAGGATTATCTGTTTTAAAAAAATACCTTATGTATGGTACAAGCTCTGGCTTTAGTCTAGTTTTATTTATCTCATAACGAATAGTTTCGTATGGTTTTGATAAAAATACAGTATTTTTTTTAAGAAGTTCTATAAAACCTAGATATGAGTCTAGTTTTAGCTTTGGGTCTATCAAAGTCAACACATCGGCTAGATTTATACTAGATGGATACATGCTATTAAAAAGCTCATATAGCCAATTGTAAGAATTTGGCATTATCTGTTTTTTCTTGTTTGTGTATATATCATTATCTTTTGTAAAGTGTTCGATGATATGAAGTTTGCTTATCTCATTTACTCCTATATCTTGTTTTAGCTCCTTAAAGGTATCACTATGGACAATAAGACTTTGTCTAAATGCCCTAAAAGTAGCAAAGTCCATAAACTGCTCTTCATCTATCCTATCTTTAAAGTTTTGTTTCATAAACTCATCTGCACATTCACTATCTCCAAGCATTGGAGCAAATATATCATTCATATCAACCTCACACAGATATTCCAAAGAATGTTTTGAAAGATCATTTGCAAAATCTTTAAAATAAAAGGGATTATTTATACTTTCAAGATATTCGTGTGCTATATACGAAGTGTCATATTTTAAAATTTTCTCTATCCACTCTAATGATATTTTTGACTCATTATCATCTTTTTTTAAAAGATAGTCTTTATATACCCGTAACCCTTCTTTGGCTAGACTCAGCTTTTCACTGAGTGTTTGTCCATCTTTTGAAACAAACTGCATATAGTCTTTAACAACTTCTTTAAATTTCCACCCAGGATAGACATTGTAAGATACATAGGCCACTCCATTTTTTGCAAGGTAATCTTTTATAGTTTTTAGTATAGCCTCTTTTACAAAATCAGGTACCCAGCTATATACCCCATGACATATTATATAATCAAACTTTTCATACTTAGATAAAATCTCATCTGCTTTTGTTATATCAGCACATATAAGCTCTAGGTTTTGAAGCTCTAAGCCACCCCCCCCCACTATCTCTTTGCCTTGCTTTATCTGCTCACGACTTAGATCAATGCCTACTATGGTAGCATTTGGATTGTGCAAAGCAAATGGTATGAGATTTCCACCAAAAGAGCATCCTATCTCAAGTATCTTTGCATTTTCTGATGGTTTTGCATCAAGTGATAAAAGCTTAGCACAAGCTTCAAGTTTCAAAGGGGAGCACTGAGGAAATGCAATTGATTTATATGTCATCTCATCATAGGAGGTTGAAAGCTCATCTACTATATCTTGTTGTTTGTCTATGTCTGTCATTTTATATCCTAAAAAATATTTTAGGAATTATACTATAAAAGTATCCCTACCACCAAGAGCAGTAGGGATAAAAGAGTATTTAAAAACTATTGTAATAATTTTAATACGTTTTGTTGAACACTATTAGCTTGACTCATAGCATAAGAGCCTGATTGAGCTAGTATGTTGTATTTTGAGAAGTTTGCTGATTCTGCTGCAAAGTCTACATCTCTTATTTGTGATTCTGCTGATTTAACATTTACTTGTGTTACTGTTATGTTATTTACAGTAGCCACTAGTTGGTTTTGGACAGAACCAAGGTCAGATCTAATGAAGTCTAGTGTTCTTTGAGCTGACTCTGCTATATCCATAACAGCCATAGCACCACGTAGTGTCATAACACCAGCTGATTGAGCAGAGGTCATTTCTGATTTTGTCATTCTTTGAAATCCCATAGCTGCAGCTGTGTCTGATGCTATCTGTCCTTTTATCTCTCTAAGAGAGACAGATTTTTGATTTCCACCAGCGTCACCATTCTGTCCAGCACTAAATGCTACAGAAAATTTACCACTATTATCACCACTACTTATCTTGATATCTCTACCATCAAGACGAACAAGGTTAAGGCGACCGATAAACATGTTTTTACTTAGCGAAATCTTATCTGATACACCTAAAC
This genomic window contains:
- a CDS encoding 3-oxoacyl-[acyl-carrier-protein] synthase III C-terminal domain-containing protein is translated as MQKKVILITGDVLYKKPDRSNTSSYPMTGDAICITVLENTSEKEPIYFHSVVDAKLYDALVFPSLGFRDLTNDEKEKFSSKKYGKCDSLNCLHMDGQEVFQYVMHNVSKYINETINFSNFSKDEIEYYFFHQPNKFMVDKLAQKLELPHEKVPSNVVTYYGNSNSSTIPVCICHNAKDELTYSMKKCMLAGFGAGLTYSGVIINLGKFDFCEMLITKF
- a CDS encoding formyltransferase family protein encodes the protein MKYNNIFIVGIGRVADKCLAIASSFFNQHVQKISFTDSFKADSFFNKLENSLIISANNFYIFKEEAIDKNTIINYHNSLLPRHRGAGAHIWSVYENDFESGITWHLVDNGIDTGDIIVQEKIILDDNITSGKLLYKQHELAISSFELCLHKLQSNDFISNNWDSNMLSSIHKKKDIPNNGILDLTWDKKKISSFLRSMNIGIFKTIPLPQIILFSNKYEIISYEITNNSIVLNLYNQNNIKITIDNL
- a CDS encoding DUF4910 domain-containing protein is translated as MQELIKKLFPICRSITGEGFRKSLDIINQELGGIVNLYEIKSGSEVFDWVVPDEWNINDAYIIDPDGNKICDFKVNNLHVLNYSEPIDKVIDLKELEEHLYSLPSLPDAIPYTTSYYKRRWGFCITHNERQKLKDGKYRVFIDSSFNKDGVLNYGDFVIKSSRDTKEEILISTYLCHPSMANNELSGPAVSVYLAKWLMQRDDLKYNYRFVFIPETIGSIVYLSRNLKLLQENVKAGFVLSCVGDNDAYSLIHSPSEDNLAEKVAFHIMKDKQNFKEFSFSDAGSDERQYCSPLVDLPVCGICRTKYGEFEQYHTSKDDLNYVSQKGLENSLQTMKDIIMSLELNKKFISNVFCEPNLGKRGLYPTFNSGSLAIQNNRAYFYRKFLAFCDGKNDAIDIVDKMGDGMKLNEFEYIIKALVENDLIRVSR
- a CDS encoding class I SAM-dependent methyltransferase, with protein sequence MTDIDKQQDIVDELSTSYDEMTYKSIAFPQCSPLKLEACAKLLSLDAKPSENAKILEIGCSFGGNLIPFALHNPNATIVGIDLSREQIKQGKEIVGGGGLELQNLELICADITKADEILSKYEKFDYIICHGVYSWVPDFVKEAILKTIKDYLAKNGVAYVSYNVYPGWKFKEVVKDYMQFVSKDGQTLSEKLSLAKEGLRVYKDYLLKKDDNESKISLEWIEKILKYDTSYIAHEYLESINNPFYFKDFANDLSKHSLEYLCEVDMNDIFAPMLGDSECADEFMKQNFKDRIDEEQFMDFATFRAFRQSLIVHSDTFKELKQDIGVNEISKLHIIEHFTKDNDIYTNKKKQIMPNSYNWLYELFNSMYPSSINLADVLTLIDPKLKLDSYLGFIELLKKNTVFLSKPYETIRYEINKTRLKPELVPYIRYFFKTDNPVIGFATEFNELFIDTKKYDFYIMLKFDGKNTIHDIADDFIKYLKNNNITLKDDNKKYITSKSKLNKFALEYVMDIENILAQMHFFERF